In Magnetovibrio sp., the following proteins share a genomic window:
- a CDS encoding murein transglycosylase A, translated as MPASPTLPASPQAETGPEPKVELRSWTFSALPGWSSDKHGEALAAFQKSCARMMTLPHNRNVAANDAAPGGMVQNWQGPCGAAKTVSVGDHAQAKRFFETWFVPYEVADVGDPEGLFTGYYEPELNGAWNRGGPYQTALYARPDDLVSVSLGAFDDELGGNTIWGQVSDGKLVPYADRARIEAGEVKGLRPLLWVDDPVDAFFLHVQGSGLVKLSDGSFVRVGFAGKNGRTYKSIGRVLIDSGEIPADRLTMDAIRDWVHARPVAGPELLRKNPSYVFFRLLDGIGDGDGPLGAQGVSLTSGRSLAVDRRYLPLGAPLWLMTHDPLDANRPFQRLMIAQDTGGAIRGVVRGDIFFGHGADAGKRAGNMKRPGRYFILLPLSVVPTLADNR; from the coding sequence ATGCCTGCCTCGCCCACCCTGCCCGCCTCGCCCCAGGCGGAAACCGGGCCCGAACCCAAGGTCGAACTGCGCAGTTGGACCTTTTCGGCCTTGCCCGGCTGGTCTTCGGATAAACACGGCGAAGCATTGGCCGCGTTTCAAAAATCGTGCGCACGTATGATGACGTTGCCGCACAATCGCAACGTAGCTGCCAACGATGCCGCGCCGGGCGGCATGGTGCAAAATTGGCAAGGTCCATGCGGCGCGGCCAAAACGGTTTCGGTTGGCGATCACGCCCAAGCCAAGCGGTTCTTCGAAACGTGGTTTGTACCCTACGAGGTCGCCGACGTCGGCGATCCCGAAGGTCTGTTTACCGGCTATTACGAGCCTGAGCTCAACGGCGCTTGGAACCGCGGCGGACCTTATCAAACCGCGCTTTACGCCCGTCCCGACGATTTGGTCAGCGTCAGCCTGGGTGCGTTTGACGACGAACTGGGCGGCAACACCATTTGGGGTCAGGTAAGTGATGGCAAGCTGGTGCCCTACGCCGACCGCGCCCGCATCGAAGCGGGTGAGGTCAAGGGATTGCGCCCATTGCTGTGGGTCGACGATCCTGTCGATGCGTTTTTTCTTCATGTCCAAGGTTCGGGGCTGGTGAAGCTGTCGGACGGATCCTTTGTGCGGGTCGGCTTTGCCGGCAAAAACGGCCGCACCTATAAATCCATCGGCCGGGTGCTGATCGACAGCGGCGAAATCCCCGCCGACCGCCTGACCATGGACGCCATTCGCGATTGGGTGCATGCCCGTCCGGTTGCAGGGCCGGAGCTGCTGCGCAAAAATCCCAGCTACGTGTTTTTTCGTCTGTTGGACGGCATCGGCGACGGCGACGGTCCATTGGGCGCACAAGGCGTATCGCTGACGTCGGGACGCTCGCTGGCAGTGGATCGGCGCTATCTGCCGTTGGGCGCGCCGTTATGGTTGATGACCCACGATCCATTAGACGCAAACAGGCCGTTTCAACGTCTGATGATCGCGCAAGACACCGGCGGGGCCATTCGCGGCGTGGTGCGCGGCGATATCTTTTTCGGTCACGGCGCGGACGCCGGTAAGCGTGCGGGCAATATGAAACGGCCCGGACGATACTTCATCCTGCTGCCGCTGTCGGTGGTGCCGACCCTGGCCGATAACCGATAA
- a CDS encoding (Fe-S)-binding protein — protein MFVTCLVDLMRPSVGFAALRLLARAGAEVVVPDGQTCCGQPAYNSGDMKNARKLAQNVIEAFADFDHVVAPSGSCAGQIVHHYPKLFADDPDWRSKAEDLATRTFELTAYLVEHLDLNDSGAVFHGSATYHDSCAGLRELGIKKQPRHLLATVDGLILNELEESEACCGFGGLFSIKYPDVSGAIVDKKADRVEKAEADLLLGGDLGCLMNMSGKLRRRGSGVRVFHVAEVLANMTDGPAIGEDVDA, from the coding sequence TTGTTTGTCACCTGCCTGGTCGATTTGATGCGTCCGTCGGTCGGGTTCGCCGCATTGCGGCTGCTGGCGCGCGCGGGCGCCGAGGTGGTGGTGCCGGACGGGCAAACCTGCTGCGGCCAACCGGCATATAATTCCGGCGATATGAAAAACGCGCGCAAGCTGGCTCAAAACGTGATCGAGGCCTTTGCCGATTTCGATCACGTGGTCGCGCCATCGGGATCGTGCGCCGGCCAGATCGTGCATCACTATCCAAAACTGTTTGCCGACGACCCTGACTGGCGCAGCAAAGCCGAAGACCTGGCCACGCGCACGTTCGAACTGACCGCCTATTTGGTCGAACATCTCGACCTAAATGATAGTGGCGCGGTGTTTCACGGCAGCGCCACCTATCACGACAGCTGCGCGGGCCTGCGGGAGCTTGGGATCAAGAAACAGCCTCGCCACCTATTGGCCACCGTCGATGGACTGATATTGAACGAACTGGAAGAGTCTGAAGCATGTTGTGGTTTCGGCGGTTTGTTTTCGATCAAGTATCCCGACGTGTCGGGGGCTATCGTCGACAAAAAAGCCGATCGCGTCGAAAAGGCTGAGGCCGATTTGCTGCTCGGCGGCGACCTCGGTTGTTTGATGAACATGTCCGGTAAGCTCAGGCGGCGGGGTTCGGGGGTGCGGGTCTTTCACGTCGCTGAGGTGCTCGCCAATATGACCGATGGCCCCGCCATCGGTGAGGATGTGGACGCATGA
- a CDS encoding lactate utilization protein B, translating to MSQDPHCHDFQKGAKKALDDERLQTLLGRTLENGFQKKRLQGMARLPEYDRLRDQARDLKNHVLDHLDMYLARFETEVMKAGGHVHWASDAAEAREIIVEICRKAGAKTVSKGKSMIAEEIGLNDHLIANAITPVETDLGEYIIQLRNEPPSHIIAPAFHISKEQVAETFLESHPHLDPARDLSEPTALLSEARGELREKFLRADVGITGANILVAETGTAMIVTNEGNGDLTQNLPPVHIALTSIEKVVPTLEDATLILRLLARTATGQEQSVYNTFFTGAKRPSDIDGPEQFHVVLLDNGRSELLGSEFRDILRCIRCGACINHCPVYGVTSGHAYGWVYPGPMGSVLTPYFVGIEEAHPLPGASTFCGRCEEVCPVRIPLPQLLRSWRVRAFERKLPGGASGVVQRIALGGWAMLARRPWLYRPAMSLGVGLLHKLAGGRGAFRRLIGAGGWTKARDLPAPQGGTFQSRYRKGER from the coding sequence ATGAGCCAAGATCCGCACTGTCACGATTTTCAAAAAGGCGCGAAGAAGGCACTGGACGACGAACGCTTGCAGACCCTGCTCGGGCGTACGCTCGAAAACGGATTTCAAAAAAAACGTCTTCAGGGCATGGCGCGATTGCCGGAATACGACCGGCTGCGCGATCAGGCGCGCGATCTGAAAAACCATGTGCTCGATCACCTGGATATGTATCTGGCCCGTTTCGAAACCGAGGTCATGAAGGCCGGCGGCCATGTGCATTGGGCCAGCGACGCGGCCGAAGCGCGCGAGATTATCGTCGAGATTTGCCGCAAGGCCGGCGCCAAGACGGTCAGCAAAGGCAAGTCGATGATCGCCGAAGAGATCGGCCTCAACGACCACCTGATCGCCAACGCCATCACCCCGGTGGAAACGGACTTGGGCGAGTACATCATTCAGCTGCGCAATGAGCCGCCTAGTCACATCATCGCACCCGCGTTTCATATTTCGAAGGAACAGGTCGCGGAAACGTTTTTGGAAAGCCATCCGCACCTCGACCCTGCGCGCGATCTCTCGGAACCAACTGCGCTGTTGAGCGAAGCCCGCGGTGAGTTGCGCGAAAAATTTCTGCGCGCCGACGTCGGCATCACCGGGGCGAACATTTTGGTCGCCGAAACCGGAACCGCGATGATCGTCACCAACGAAGGCAATGGCGATCTAACGCAAAATCTACCGCCGGTGCACATCGCTTTGACCTCGATCGAAAAGGTGGTGCCGACGTTGGAGGACGCGACCCTGATTTTGCGCCTGTTGGCGCGCACCGCGACGGGCCAGGAACAAAGCGTCTACAACACGTTCTTCACCGGCGCCAAGCGCCCGAGCGACATAGACGGGCCAGAACAGTTCCATGTGGTGTTGTTGGACAACGGCCGTTCAGAGCTGCTGGGTTCGGAGTTTCGCGACATCTTGCGCTGCATCCGTTGCGGTGCGTGCATCAATCATTGCCCGGTGTATGGCGTAACCAGCGGCCATGCCTACGGCTGGGTCTATCCCGGTCCGATGGGTTCGGTGCTGACGCCGTATTTCGTCGGTATCGAAGAGGCCCACCCGTTACCAGGCGCTTCGACGTTTTGCGGGCGCTGCGAAGAGGTCTGTCCGGTGCGCATCCCCCTGCCCCAACTGTTGCGCAGTTGGCGGGTGCGTGCGTTTGAGCGCAAATTGCCCGGCGGCGCGTCCGGCGTTGTGCAACGTATAGCGCTTGGAGGTTGGGCGATGTTGGCACGGCGGCCGTGGCTGTACCGTCCGGCGATGAGTCTCGGTGTGGGGCTCTTGCATAAGCTGGCGGGCGGCAGAGGTGCGTTTCGCCGTTTGATCGGCGCAGGCGGTTGGACCAAAGCGCGCGATCTTCCCGCGCCCCAAGGCGGCACGTTTCAATCCAGATACCGCAAGGGGGAACGATGA
- a CDS encoding LutC/YkgG family protein — translation MSARKDIFARLKTTLDRVHNPTVRYSRADRYIQKGGSHLIPERGRADGAARTALFVSEAEYAAADVRRLARLDDVPDVVKGILNEAKIGAVKIAPDDRLQAMDWSGIEVAFGRGVGSDHAGLSFAYGGVSETGTLVMTSSAQSPTTLNFLPDVHIVVVREETIAANYEEVWNLLRQDAKPDTPRLPRTVNWITGPSRTADIEQTLLLGAHGPRKLIILLIDAEIS, via the coding sequence ATGAGCGCGCGCAAAGACATCTTCGCCCGCCTGAAGACGACGCTGGATCGGGTGCACAATCCGACGGTGCGCTATTCGCGCGCCGATCGGTATATCCAAAAGGGCGGATCGCACCTGATCCCCGAACGCGGCCGCGCCGACGGTGCTGCACGGACCGCGCTGTTCGTATCCGAAGCCGAATATGCGGCGGCCGACGTACGCCGCTTGGCGCGTCTCGACGATGTGCCGGACGTGGTGAAAGGGATCTTGAACGAGGCTAAAATCGGCGCGGTTAAGATCGCACCCGACGATAGATTGCAAGCAATGGACTGGTCGGGTATCGAGGTCGCCTTTGGTCGCGGCGTAGGGTCGGACCATGCCGGTTTATCGTTCGCGTATGGCGGGGTTTCTGAGACAGGTACCTTGGTGATGACCTCGAGCGCCCAGTCGCCGACGACGTTGAACTTCCTGCCCGACGTGCATATTGTTGTGGTCCGCGAAGAAACGATCGCGGCCAATTATGAAGAGGTGTGGAATCTCCTGCGTCAGGACGCCAAACCCGACACCCCGCGCCTGCCGCGCACGGTCAACTGGATCACCGGCCCGTCGCGCACCGCGGATATTGAACAAACCTTGTTGTTGGGTGCGCACGGTCCGCGCAAGTTGATAATTTTGCTGATCGATGCCGAAATCTCGTAA
- a CDS encoding Smr/MutS family protein codes for MPKSRKPRPPKKKKAETPEDDLNLWRAVAQTVEPLKGRDVPPEDFGAKPPAKCRPSLPVVRPETPPPMLRPLPELTHEDQPGLDKATAKRMRRGQVRLEGRLDLHGQTQAEAHRALDAFLDAAYMVGKREVLVITGKGTRADGSIGVLREQVPRWLSSYPNRAKVVAFSYASPKDGGVGALYVRLKKR; via the coding sequence ATGCCGAAATCTCGTAAACCCCGTCCACCAAAAAAGAAAAAGGCAGAAACGCCCGAGGATGACCTGAATCTGTGGCGCGCCGTGGCGCAAACGGTCGAACCCTTGAAAGGCCGTGACGTTCCGCCGGAAGATTTCGGCGCCAAGCCACCGGCGAAATGCCGCCCGTCCCTGCCCGTCGTCCGCCCTGAAACACCGCCGCCGATGCTCAGGCCACTGCCCGAGCTGACCCACGAAGATCAGCCGGGTTTGGACAAAGCCACCGCAAAACGTATGCGCCGCGGACAGGTGCGGCTTGAGGGGCGCTTGGATCTGCACGGCCAAACCCAGGCCGAGGCGCACCGCGCATTGGATGCTTTTTTGGACGCGGCCTACATGGTGGGCAAGCGCGAGGTGTTGGTGATCACCGGCAAGGGCACGCGGGCGGATGGCTCGATCGGTGTTTTGCGCGAACAGGTGCCGCGCTGGCTGAGCTCGTACCCCAACCGCGCCAAGGTGGTTGCATTCAGTTATGCCTCGCCCAAAGATGGTGGCGTAGGGGCGCTGTACGTGCGCCTGAAAAAGCGCTAA
- a CDS encoding multidrug efflux SMR transporter produces the protein MHPYALLGLAIFAEVVGTSALKVSEGMSKLGPVVLVVVGYGLSFWLLSLTLLSMPVGLVYAIWSGVGIAAIALIGQFMFGETLTLGSMLGMGLIIAGIVVLQMSGTGSAAH, from the coding sequence ATGCACCCCTACGCTCTGTTGGGCCTTGCGATATTCGCCGAAGTGGTCGGTACGTCGGCGTTGAAGGTGTCCGAAGGCATGTCCAAGCTGGGTCCCGTGGTGCTGGTCGTTGTGGGCTACGGACTGTCGTTTTGGCTGCTATCGTTGACGTTGCTGAGCATGCCGGTGGGCTTGGTTTATGCGATTTGGAGCGGTGTGGGCATCGCCGCCATCGCCCTGATCGGCCAGTTTATGTTCGGTGAAACGCTCACCCTGGGCTCGATGCTTGGCATGGGCTTGATCATTGCCGGGATCGTGGTGTTGCAGATGTCGGGTACCGGCTCAGCCGCGCACTGA
- a CDS encoding helix-turn-helix domain-containing protein, with translation MTPFGEKMRTLRDAKGVSQKQMATALGVSGAYLSALEHGNRGRPGSGLIMQICDYFGLIWDDSEELKRLARLSHPRVTVDTAGMSAKATELANELAESIGDLDEPTLQWILDEIRAQKLAKSSGPAY, from the coding sequence ATGACGCCGTTTGGGGAAAAAATGCGAACCTTGCGCGATGCCAAGGGGGTATCGCAAAAACAGATGGCCACGGCACTGGGTGTGTCCGGGGCTTATTTGTCGGCGCTGGAACACGGCAATCGTGGCCGTCCCGGTTCCGGTCTGATCATGCAAATCTGTGATTATTTCGGCCTGATCTGGGACGACAGCGAAGAGCTGAAACGTTTGGCGCGCCTGTCTCATCCGCGCGTCACGGTGGACACCGCCGGGATGAGCGCCAAGGCCACCGAACTGGCCAACGAGCTGGCGGAATCCATCGGCGATCTGGACGAGCCGACGCTGCAATGGATCCTTGACGAAATCCGCGCCCAGAAGCTCGCCAAAAGCTCCGGACCGGCCTATTGA
- a CDS encoding bacteriohemerythrin, producing MLMQWSKALEIGHPIIDYDHQMLVNIANDLHHAVHANLGDQMIAQSLQRLVQYIETHFAREEELFSKTRYPHVEKHKQNHRDIEKLVHGFLTAFEADPNAVDMNKLLGFMKEWLIKHIGKLDKSYASYVIKSEKSSTLGQRRGFA from the coding sequence ATGCTTATGCAGTGGTCCAAGGCGCTTGAGATAGGCCATCCGATTATCGACTACGATCACCAGATGCTGGTGAACATCGCCAACGATCTACACCATGCGGTTCATGCCAATCTTGGCGATCAGATGATCGCGCAGTCCCTGCAGCGCCTGGTGCAATACATCGAAACGCATTTCGCCCGCGAAGAAGAGCTTTTTTCCAAAACCCGCTATCCCCATGTTGAAAAGCATAAACAAAATCACCGCGATATCGAAAAATTGGTCCACGGATTTTTAACCGCTTTCGAAGCCGACCCCAATGCCGTGGATATGAACAAGTTGCTCGGCTTTATGAAGGAATGGTTGATCAAGCACATCGGCAAGCTGGACAAAAGTTATGCGTCATATGTGATCAAGTCCGAAAAATCATCGACCCTGGGCCAGCGCCGCGGATTTGCGTGA
- a CDS encoding class I SAM-dependent methyltransferase, with product MAAEPKKKPEGLIGKITGVLGLKKNQPTAKSAAPKAASPFSDAKKSRPAAPVHWPANRLNVVEKLWGLGYTTPGGADFVKLLLPLLGLDEKKSLLLLGAGLGGICETIAEETGVWITGYEPDKELAKMGQESMKRAGLQRKAPIRFDHMEDLKLKPKSFDAMMAFDAIHTVKDKKALFTAVSEALRLDGEMLFISYVLPNTNPPSEKVQIWARHQSLMPHLWPQEAMVAMLQGCNLDVRPPDDITHDFRVRVLKAWMDFLSTMKKDELLNIAADLVGECERWADLITAIDCGDLKVMKYHCIKLPDQRKSVHELMAKA from the coding sequence ATGGCGGCAGAGCCGAAGAAAAAACCGGAAGGCCTGATCGGTAAAATTACCGGCGTGCTGGGATTGAAAAAAAATCAACCCACTGCCAAAAGCGCCGCGCCGAAAGCGGCATCACCGTTTTCTGACGCCAAAAAAAGTCGTCCCGCCGCACCGGTTCATTGGCCCGCCAACCGTCTCAATGTCGTCGAAAAGTTATGGGGTCTGGGTTACACCACGCCGGGTGGCGCCGACTTCGTCAAGTTGCTGTTGCCGCTGTTGGGGCTGGATGAAAAGAAAAGCTTGCTTCTGCTGGGCGCGGGATTGGGCGGAATATGCGAAACCATTGCCGAAGAAACCGGCGTTTGGATCACCGGTTACGAGCCCGATAAAGAACTTGCCAAAATGGGTCAGGAAAGCATGAAGCGCGCAGGTCTGCAGCGCAAAGCGCCGATCCGTTTCGATCACATGGAAGACCTCAAGCTCAAGCCCAAGTCCTTCGACGCGATGATGGCGTTCGATGCCATCCACACGGTCAAAGATAAAAAAGCTTTGTTCACCGCGGTCAGCGAGGCGCTGCGCCTTGACGGCGAGATGCTGTTCATTAGCTACGTTTTGCCCAACACCAATCCGCCCAGCGAAAAGGTGCAAATCTGGGCGCGCCATCAGAGCCTAATGCCGCATCTGTGGCCGCAAGAGGCGATGGTGGCGATGTTGCAGGGCTGCAATCTAGATGTGCGCCCGCCCGATGACATCACCCACGACTTTCGCGTCCGAGTGTTGAAGGCGTGGATGGACTTTTTATCGACGATGAAAAAGGACGAACTGTTGAACATCGCCGCCGATCTGGTCGGGGAATGCGAACGTTGGGCCGACCTCATCACGGCGATCGATTGCGGCGACCTCAAGGTGATGAAATATCATTGCATCAAATTGCCCGATCAGCGTAAATCGGTGCACGAATTGATGGCCAAAGCCTAA
- the hslU gene encoding ATP-dependent protease ATPase subunit HslU, with the protein MSSFTPREIVSELDRFIIGQNDAKRAVAVALRNRWRRQQISDDMRDEIVPKNIMMIGPTGVGKTEIARRLAKLADAPFIKVEATKFTEVGYVGRDVEQIVRDLVESAVHMVREKHKNQVRARAELAAEDRVLDALVGDHASEATRQKFRKMLREGDLDDKEIEIQVRDAGGNGAPAFDIPGMPGAQIGMINLTDMFGGAFGAQLKPKKMSVAASYDILVAEEADKLVDEEALSKEAITKVEMGGIVFLDEIDKIAVRAERSGGDVSREGVQRDLLPLIEGTTVSTKRGPVKTDHILFIASGAFHVAKPSDLLPELQGRLPIRVELQALTRDDLVRILKEPESSLIRQYTALMAVEGVTLDITDDAIEELATLAAEINASMENIGARRLHTVMEKLLEEISFEASERNGETVVIDASNVRDTVSNLAQNADLRKFIL; encoded by the coding sequence ATGAGCAGCTTCACGCCTCGCGAAATCGTCTCCGAACTGGATCGCTTCATCATCGGCCAAAACGACGCCAAGCGCGCGGTCGCGGTCGCTCTGCGCAACCGCTGGCGGCGTCAGCAAATTTCTGACGACATGCGCGACGAAATCGTGCCGAAAAACATCATGATGATCGGGCCCACCGGGGTCGGCAAAACCGAAATCGCACGGCGTTTGGCCAAGTTGGCCGACGCGCCGTTCATCAAGGTCGAAGCCACCAAGTTCACCGAAGTCGGTTACGTTGGGCGCGACGTCGAGCAAATCGTGCGCGATCTGGTGGAAAGCGCCGTGCACATGGTTCGCGAAAAACACAAAAACCAAGTCCGTGCCAGGGCCGAATTGGCCGCCGAAGATCGCGTGCTCGATGCCCTGGTTGGCGATCACGCGTCTGAAGCCACCCGGCAGAAGTTTCGCAAAATGCTGCGCGAAGGTGATCTCGACGACAAGGAAATCGAAATTCAGGTGCGCGACGCGGGTGGAAACGGCGCGCCGGCGTTCGACATTCCCGGCATGCCCGGCGCGCAAATCGGCATGATCAATCTCACCGACATGTTCGGCGGCGCGTTTGGCGCGCAGCTGAAACCGAAAAAGATGTCCGTGGCGGCCAGCTACGACATCTTGGTCGCGGAAGAGGCCGATAAGCTGGTCGATGAAGAGGCTCTTTCCAAGGAGGCCATCACCAAGGTGGAAATGGGCGGCATCGTGTTTCTCGACGAAATCGACAAAATCGCGGTGCGCGCCGAACGTTCCGGCGGTGATGTATCGCGCGAAGGCGTTCAGCGTGATTTGTTGCCGTTGATCGAAGGCACCACCGTTTCGACCAAGCGCGGTCCGGTGAAGACCGACCACATTCTGTTCATCGCATCGGGCGCGTTCCACGTCGCCAAGCCGAGCGACCTGCTGCCCGAATTGCAAGGCCGCCTGCCGATCCGCGTCGAACTGCAGGCGTTGACCCGTGATGATCTGGTGCGCATCCTCAAAGAGCCTGAATCCAGCCTGATTCGCCAATACACGGCGTTGATGGCCGTCGAGGGTGTGACGCTGGACATCACCGACGACGCCATCGAGGAACTCGCCACACTGGCTGCGGAAATCAACGCATCGATGGAAAACATCGGCGCACGCCGCCTGCACACGGTGATGGAAAAGCTGCTCGAAGAGATCAGTTTCGAAGCGTCCGAACGCAACGGCGAAACCGTGGTCATCGACGCGAGCAACGTGCGCGATACGGTATCGAACTTGGCGCAAAACGCCGATTTGCGGAAATTCATTCTTTAA
- the hslV gene encoding ATP-dependent protease subunit HslV yields MTDTRQPTWHGTTILSVRTKDDVVMIGDGQVSLGNTVIKGTARKVRRLGGGNVIAGFAGATADAFTLFERLEAKLEQYPNQLTRACVELAKDWRTDRYLRKLEAMMLVADKDVSLVLTGTGDVLEPDDGVIAIGSGGNYALAAARALAGQDGLGAEEIARRAMEIAADICVFTNSNFTIEKL; encoded by the coding sequence ATGACCGACACCCGCCAACCCACCTGGCACGGCACCACCATCCTCAGCGTGCGCACCAAAGACGACGTGGTGATGATCGGCGACGGTCAGGTGAGCCTCGGCAACACCGTGATCAAGGGCACGGCGCGCAAGGTCCGTCGTCTCGGCGGCGGTAACGTGATTGCCGGTTTTGCGGGCGCCACGGCGGATGCCTTCACCCTGTTCGAACGCCTGGAAGCCAAGTTGGAGCAATACCCCAACCAGCTGACCCGCGCGTGCGTGGAACTGGCCAAGGATTGGCGCACGGATCGCTATCTGCGCAAGCTCGAAGCCATGATGCTGGTCGCCGACAAGGACGTGTCGTTGGTGCTGACCGGTACCGGCGATGTGCTGGAACCCGACGACGGCGTGATCGCCATCGGCTCGGGCGGCAATTATGCGCTGGCCGCGGCGCGCGCGCTGGCGGGCCAGGACGGCCTGGGCGCCGAAGAAATCGCGCGGCGCGCCATGGAAATCGCCGCCGATATCTGCGTCTTCACCAATTCCAATTTCACCATCGAGAAACTCTGA
- the hisB gene encoding imidazoleglycerol-phosphate dehydratase HisB — MRTGRVERKTHETQILVELNLDGTGSYDVSTGIGFLDHMLEQLSRHSLIDLKVEAKGDLHIDFHHTTEDVGIAIGEAFTQALGDRKGITRYGSALSPMDETLSRVALDASNRPYLVWKVEFVRDKLGDMDTELFKEWFAGFAQAAGLTLHVETFYGENNHHIVESCYKGLARALRQAVEIDPRKADQVPSTKGVLGGSL, encoded by the coding sequence GTGCGCACAGGCCGCGTTGAGCGCAAGACCCACGAGACCCAGATCCTCGTCGAATTGAATCTCGACGGCACGGGTTCCTACGACGTTTCCACCGGGATCGGGTTTCTCGATCACATGCTGGAACAGTTGTCGCGCCACTCCCTGATCGATCTCAAGGTCGAGGCCAAGGGCGACCTGCACATCGACTTTCACCACACCACCGAAGACGTCGGCATCGCCATCGGCGAGGCTTTCACCCAAGCGCTGGGCGACCGCAAAGGCATCACGCGCTACGGTTCCGCGCTGTCGCCGATGGACGAAACGCTGTCGCGCGTGGCGCTGGATGCATCCAACCGTCCGTACTTGGTGTGGAAGGTCGAGTTCGTGCGCGACAAACTCGGCGACATGGACACCGAATTGTTCAAGGAATGGTTCGCCGGTTTCGCTCAAGCGGCCGGTTTGACGCTGCACGTCGAAACGTTTTACGGCGAAAACAACCACCACATCGTCGAAAGTTGTTATAAGGGCCTCGCCCGCGCTCTGCGCCAAGCGGTGGAAATCGATCCGCGCAAAGCCGATCAGGTTCCGTCGACAAAGGGCGTTTTGGGCGGATCGCTGTAA
- a CDS encoding DUF2628 domain-containing protein — MTVYSVHVRDTGLKPNLALVKDGFSWPAAVFGFIWALVIGAWDVALVLFAIQLAAGILAPLLILDPTAQSVVQVGVSVVIGLIANELRRWSLDRRGMFEDAVVTAHDKEEAERRYLDANPYMTSKLLRDI, encoded by the coding sequence ATGACCGTCTATTCCGTTCACGTGCGTGACACAGGCCTGAAGCCGAACCTGGCTTTGGTCAAGGACGGATTTTCTTGGCCGGCGGCGGTCTTCGGCTTTATCTGGGCGCTGGTTATCGGCGCGTGGGATGTTGCGCTGGTGCTGTTCGCCATCCAATTGGCGGCGGGCATCCTGGCGCCGCTGTTGATCCTTGACCCCACCGCGCAATCGGTGGTGCAGGTCGGCGTGTCGGTGGTGATCGGTCTGATCGCCAACGAACTGCGCCGCTGGTCGCTGGATCGCCGCGGCATGTTTGAAGACGCAGTGGTCACGGCCCACGACAAAGAGGAGGCGGAGCGTCGTTATCTCGACGCCAACCCCTACATGACATCGAAGCTTTTGAGGGACATATGA
- the hisH gene encoding imidazole glycerol phosphate synthase subunit HisH, translating into MKVAIIDYGSGNLRSAAKSFERAAGEQALNADIVVTGNPDDLRGADRIVLPGVGAFADCKAGLEAVDGLHDALNEAVIEKGRPFLGICVGMQLMSDVGHEFGDTPGLGWIAGDVTALTPTDAMLKIPHMGWNDLRILTPHPVFDGIANGEHAYFVHSFQFKTKDPAHVLAQVEYGGPVTAAVGRDNMIGTQFHPEKSQALGLHFIANFLKWAP; encoded by the coding sequence ATGAAGGTCGCCATCATCGATTACGGTTCCGGCAATCTGCGTTCAGCGGCCAAATCGTTCGAACGCGCGGCGGGCGAGCAAGCGCTGAACGCCGATATCGTGGTCACCGGAAACCCTGACGATCTGCGCGGTGCGGACCGCATCGTGTTGCCCGGCGTCGGCGCATTTGCGGACTGCAAGGCCGGGTTGGAGGCCGTCGACGGTTTGCATGACGCATTGAACGAGGCGGTGATCGAAAAAGGTCGGCCGTTTCTCGGCATCTGCGTCGGCATGCAATTGATGAGCGACGTCGGTCACGAATTCGGCGACACCCCCGGCCTGGGCTGGATTGCGGGCGACGTGACGGCGCTCACCCCCACCGATGCGATGCTGAAAATTCCCCACATGGGTTGGAACGACTTGCGTATCCTCACCCCACACCCGGTGTTCGACGGCATCGCGAACGGCGAGCACGCCTACTTCGTGCACAGCTTTCAATTTAAGACCAAAGACCCGGCGCATGTGCTGGCGCAGGTCGAGTACGGTGGGCCGGTGACGGCTGCGGTCGGGCGCGACAACATGATCGGCACCCAATTCCACCCGGAAAAAAGTCAGGCCCTGGGCCTGCACTTCATCGCCAATTTTTTGAAATGGGCGCCTTAA